The genomic region AAGCGCTTTTGAAAGACACATAATATCTGGCTTATTAATCATCGCTTCACTTGCAAAATTGTATCCTGTTTTGCCAAAACCGGTCATCACTTCATCTGCTATCGTAAGGACACCTTTTTCCTTAAAGCTATTTAATACTGGACATAAGTGAACTGGCTGGTGCATTTTCATAGCGGCAGCACCTTGCACCAAAGGCTCATATATAAAAGAAGCTACCTGATATTGAGCTGTCAAATCTTCAATAAGATCAAGAACTGCATTTTGATTATTTTCATTAGGAACGGGAATACGTTTAACGTCTATAAAGAAATCTTCAAAAGGTCCATTATAAACAGATAATCCACTAGCGCTCATAGCCCCAAAAGTGTCACCGTGAAAACCATTTTCTAATGCAATGACTACATTACGTTTTTCTCCACGGTTGAAATGATATTGAAAAGCCATTTTTAAAGCAATTTCTACACTAGTAGATCCATTCTCTGAAAAGAATAGTTTTTGCTGGTTATCAGGCAAGATACCAATCAGTTTCTTTGATAATCGCGCAGCAGGCTCGTGAGTCATACCTGCAAAAACAACATGATGTAATTCATCAACTTGATTTTTGAGAGCGTGTGTCAATACAGGATTAGTATGACCATAGCTGCAGGTATACCAACTAGATATAGCATCAAAATATGGCTTATCTGCCATATCATATAGATAATTTCCTTGCGCCTTTTTTATAGCTAATGGACTATTTGCCGTTTTATGCTGCGTTAAAGGATGCCATATGTATTGGGCATCTAGATTTTGAAGCTCTTTTAATGTCATAGTGCTAATAGCTTTTCTCTCATCATACCAGCAATAACCACTACACTATCGACATTTAATGAATCTATATAAGATAAATGAGCGATAGTAGGAACGCCAGTCATTTTTTCAATCACCTCAATAGTTCCTGATAACTCTACCTGATTATAAATTATACCAGCACATGATAGACCTCTAGATTTTAAAACCTCTATACTTAACAACGTGTGGTTAATACTACCTAAATAGCCGGAACTAACTAGAATTACCTTATCCGTTGGCTGAATTAAATCTATAATCGTGTGTTTATCATTTAAAGGAACTAACAGTCCGCCAGCGCCTTCTATAACCAGATTGTTTTCAGTTTGCGGTCTTTTAATCTCTTCTAATTCTATCGTAATCCCATCAATGGCTGCAGCTTCATGTGGACTCATAGGTGTTTCTAAAAAATAACGCTCTTTATGAAACACAGTATCATTATTTGAGATCAATCGCTGCACTTCCATACGGTCAGAATGCTCTATTCCACCACTTTGTATAGGTTTCCAGTAGTCTGCTTTTAACGCTTGAGTAACTGCGGCTGCCACCAGCGTTTTACCTACATCAGTACTTATTCCTGTTATAAAATAACTATTCATTGAGATCAAATTTATGAGAGCAATTCATACACTTATAATGCTTTTCGCTTGAGAAAGGAAAAATGCTTAAGAATGCTGCTTTCAATCGTTCTGCAAAGGTAGTTGCTGTCATCACATCACCTTGTTCCCTTACGGTTCTTTTTTTACATTTAGGACATATTACTAGATGTGTAATGCGTTGTGTAATTTCAGGATTTGATTTCTCAATAAGCCCTATGGCTTTAATATAATCTTCTTTATAAACATCCATTTTTACACCACCTATCGCATTAGTCGCAAACGGATCTGTAGCAATGGTAAACTCATCTCTTAAAAAAACAGAGACGTTCTCGCTTTCTAGTTTAGATTTAATGACTGCAGCCTCAGCAGGATAAGCAAATACAGCTATTGTTCTAAATTTGCTCATTTCTTTTTCAGAGATTTTGCTATGGTTTGAAGAACAAATTCACAGTCATCAATAGTGTTATAACTATGTAGACATAACCTTAATCGCTCTTGACCTTCTGGTACAGTAGGTGATAAAATGGCTCTTACATCATATCCTTTGTGTTGCAATTGACCAGCCATTTTTCTTACATTCTTGTTCCCTGGTATAATACATACTTGTATGGCGGTCTCGCTTTCGCGAAAGCGTAATCGCAATCCATTTTGCACCACTAGTTTATTGAATACTTGTATTAAAATTTGTAATTTATTAATATGATCATGCTGGTTCTCTAAATGTTCATAACCAGCATTAATAGCCCTGAGAGCATGTGGTGCCAATGCTGTTGTATAAATGAATGGGCGACAAAAGTTGATTAAGTATTGTACTAAATCATTACTACCTAAAATGGAAGCACCATGACAACCTAGCGCCTTACCATATGTCACAACCCTAGCAAACACTTGATTTTCTAATCCTAAATACTGTACGAGACCTTCACCATTATGACCTACAACACCTAAAGCATGTGCCTCATCAACAATAAGATAAGCATTATTCATTCTAGCGGTAAGCTGAGTTAATTCTACTAGTGGTGCTTGATCACCATCCATTGAAAAAACAGATTCAGTAATTACATAAACCTCTTGTTGTTCACCTTTGCCGAATTTATCTAGTAATATTTTTAAATGATCAATATCATTATGTCGAAATTTAAGGGAACGTGCCATCGAGAGCTGGATACCATCCCTAATACTAGCATGCACTAACTCATCATATAAAATTAAATCGCCACGCTGCGCAACACTACTTATCAAACCTAGATTTGCATCATAACCAGAATTAAAAATGAGCGCATTTTCTGATTTATGAAAACGTGCAACACGCTTTTCTAATGTATCAAATGCTTTACTATGTCCAGATAACAATCTAGAACCTGTGGCACCATGTGGCAAGGTAGATTCTTGAACTATAGGAATTTTTGAAAAACCCAAGTAATCATTAGATGCAAAATCTATAAGATTGTTGTGCGATTTAAGTCTGCGCATATTTCCTGAGAAGTGGCGCATACCTAGTTTGCGTATGAGTTTATCTGGTAGCATATGGCAAAAGTAAGGAGTAATCTGTTATCGAATCATAGTTATTGTGGAATATGAACCATAGACAGTCCATCTTTTTTCTAGGCATTACTTAGCTGCACTAGTCTAGCTATTCAATGCTATACACTACAACCTATTGATAATCTTGAGTACAGAGCTAATTGATTTTGTGTCCTTTAAAAAAATCTTATATTAGCATCACATTAATAACAACACGATGAAAAAAGCAATATTTATAGTGGCATTATGTTTAGGAACTCTAGCAAGTGCACAAACATTGAGCATGGATCTTACAAAAGCTCTTAAGAACGACGATACAGCCGCGATTAGTAATTTAGTTACAGACAGTAATAAAGACACTTGTTTTGAAGTAGGTAAGTCGACTTCTTCTCTTGCTCAATTAGCTGTTCAAATGGACAGTGCAGATATTCTAGAGTTTTTAATTAATGAAAAGAACATCAACGTTAATAGCACTTGTAGCAATATGACACTATTAATGACAGCTGCTCAAATGGGACGTCCTCATTTAGTATCCATATTATTACAAGCCGGTGCAGATAAATCAATCAAATTAGAAGGAAAGACAGCACTGGATTATGCTACAGGAAACAATGCGGCAGCTATTCAAAAGCTTTTGAAATAAGATTTCAAACAAAATTGGCATATTAAAAAAGCCTCGATTCTTAAGAATCGAGGCTTTTTTAATATCTTATAAAGTAAAGTATTAGTCAGCTAATACGATTGCTTTATTATCTTTCATTTCTATAACTCCACCAGTGATGTGAAAATTAGTAGTTCCATCTTCTTTGGTAAATAAAGATGCAACTGTCTCATCTAATTCTACTTTGCCAAAAATCTTTACAGCTCCTTTTACTAACAATGAAACAACAGGTGCGTGATTATCCAGCATTTGGAATTGTCCACTTATACCAGGAACCGATACAGATTCTACAGTACCGCTAAAAAGAGTTTGCTCTGGTGTTACTATTTCTAAAATCATCTTTGTTTACTTTTCAATTACAATAAAACAGTCGTGATGATTAAAAATTATCACGACTGTCATTGTTTGATTTATGATACCTCAGCAAGCATTTTTTCACCTGCCTCGATTGCCTCTTCAATAGT from Nonlabens arenilitoris harbors:
- the bioA gene encoding adenosylmethionine--8-amino-7-oxononanoate transaminase; this encodes MTLKELQNLDAQYIWHPLTQHKTANSPLAIKKAQGNYLYDMADKPYFDAISSWYTCSYGHTNPVLTHALKNQVDELHHVVFAGMTHEPAARLSKKLIGILPDNQQKLFFSENGSTSVEIALKMAFQYHFNRGEKRNVVIALENGFHGDTFGAMSASGLSVYNGPFEDFFIDVKRIPVPNENNQNAVLDLIEDLTAQYQVASFIYEPLVQGAAAMKMHQPVHLCPVLNSFKEKGVLTIADEVMTGFGKTGYNFASEAMINKPDIMCLSKALTGGIMPMAITTCTLAVYDAFYDDKLAHGFFHGHTYSGNPLGCAVAAASIDLLTSDAIQENIQFITQSHKKHIKVYQSHNAVDSVRSCGVILAIDLAIEMERYGNKRNEIFQWFMDRGIFLRPLGKTVYIVPPFTTTPQELELLYKAILFFLDEITSKKA
- the bioD gene encoding dethiobiotin synthase, producing MNSYFITGISTDVGKTLVAAAVTQALKADYWKPIQSGGIEHSDRMEVQRLISNNDTVFHKERYFLETPMSPHEAAAIDGITIELEEIKRPQTENNLVIEGAGGLLVPLNDKHTIIDLIQPTDKVILVSSGYLGSINHTLLSIEVLKSRGLSCAGIIYNQVELSGTIEVIEKMTGVPTIAHLSYIDSLNVDSVVVIAGMMREKLLAL
- a CDS encoding aminotransferase class I/II-fold pyridoxal phosphate-dependent enzyme; translation: MLPDKLIRKLGMRHFSGNMRRLKSHNNLIDFASNDYLGFSKIPIVQESTLPHGATGSRLLSGHSKAFDTLEKRVARFHKSENALIFNSGYDANLGLISSVAQRGDLILYDELVHASIRDGIQLSMARSLKFRHNDIDHLKILLDKFGKGEQQEVYVITESVFSMDGDQAPLVELTQLTARMNNAYLIVDEAHALGVVGHNGEGLVQYLGLENQVFARVVTYGKALGCHGASILGSNDLVQYLINFCRPFIYTTALAPHALRAINAGYEHLENQHDHINKLQILIQVFNKLVVQNGLRLRFRESETAIQVCIIPGNKNVRKMAGQLQHKGYDVRAILSPTVPEGQERLRLCLHSYNTIDDCEFVLQTIAKSLKKK
- a CDS encoding ankyrin repeat domain-containing protein is translated as MKKAIFIVALCLGTLASAQTLSMDLTKALKNDDTAAISNLVTDSNKDTCFEVGKSTSSLAQLAVQMDSADILEFLINEKNINVNSTCSNMTLLMTAAQMGRPHLVSILLQAGADKSIKLEGKTALDYATGNNAAAIQKLLK
- a CDS encoding F0F1 ATP synthase subunit epsilon → MILEIVTPEQTLFSGTVESVSVPGISGQFQMLDNHAPVVSLLVKGAVKIFGKVELDETVASLFTKEDGTTNFHITGGVIEMKDNKAIVLAD